From the genome of Segatella hominis, one region includes:
- a CDS encoding glycoside hydrolase family 43 protein, with protein MKARYLFPKDYMADPSANVFNGRLYVYPSHDWDSGESFDDDGGHFQMKDYHVLSMDDVMEGEVTDHGVILDVKDVPWAEKQMWDNDVVEKDGKYYLIFSAKDYNGVFHLGVAVADKPEGPFVPNADPIRKSYSIDPCVFKDDDGKIYCYFGGIWGGQLQWYKDNKALKNEHLPEGKENPLPSRVAMMTDDVQQFAEMPKPVVIVDEEGKVLPADDPHRFFEASWMHKYKGKYYFSYSTGDTHYLCYAVGDNPYGPFTYKGVILEPVVGWTTHHSICEYKGQWYLFHHDCVPSNDTTWLRSVKVAPLFYDEEGNILLVK; from the coding sequence ATGAAAGCAAGATATTTGTTCCCAAAGGATTATATGGCAGATCCATCTGCCAATGTGTTTAACGGTCGTCTGTATGTTTACCCATCCCATGACTGGGACAGCGGCGAAAGCTTCGACGATGATGGCGGTCACTTCCAGATGAAGGACTATCACGTTCTCTCTATGGACGACGTGATGGAAGGCGAGGTAACCGATCATGGCGTGATTCTCGATGTGAAGGATGTGCCATGGGCTGAGAAGCAGATGTGGGACAACGATGTAGTAGAGAAGGATGGCAAGTACTATCTCATCTTCTCTGCCAAGGATTATAATGGTGTGTTCCATCTCGGTGTGGCTGTGGCTGATAAGCCTGAAGGTCCTTTCGTTCCGAATGCCGACCCAATCCGCAAGTCATACAGCATCGACCCTTGCGTGTTCAAGGATGATGATGGCAAGATTTACTGCTATTTCGGTGGTATCTGGGGCGGTCAGCTTCAGTGGTATAAGGACAACAAGGCTCTGAAGAATGAGCATCTCCCTGAAGGTAAGGAGAATCCGTTGCCATCCCGTGTAGCCATGATGACTGATGATGTTCAGCAGTTTGCTGAGATGCCAAAGCCAGTTGTCATTGTTGACGAGGAGGGTAAGGTATTGCCAGCCGATGATCCGCATCGCTTCTTCGAGGCTAGCTGGATGCACAAGTATAAGGGCAAGTATTACTTCAGTTACTCTACGGGTGATACTCATTATCTCTGCTATGCAGTAGGTGATAATCCTTATGGTCCGTTCACTTACAAGGGCGTTATCCTGGAGCCTGTAGTAGGTTGGACAACCCATCATAGCATCTGTGAGTATAAGGGACAGTGGTATCTGTTCCATCACGACTGCGTGCCATCAAATGATACAACCTGGCTTCGCAGCGTAAAGGTGGCTCCTCTCTTCTATGATGAGGAGGGTAACATCTTGCTGGTAAAATAG
- a CDS encoding DUF5687 family protein, which yields MLKLLLRLWWLQQRRNFRKRDAFVACYIIFLYVVVGFSFFQSFTESGGELKGEDMPALLGAGIVIGMLIPDIIMKMVMKRDITAMDDYVKSRPVPEKIWNKFLLTTNLVSFWNYVLPVLTLPVLIYLLPASEVVASFFLFLEFSFINGIYITCYRKATEWILKWPLILGWMGMFAVLIGYMFVASFFPVYMGWIGLFFLAGAVFTGLTAYLYHEKIYNEQKQKVSKFRGFRHINLFSLQYIGTLRAKRVRTMVIMITAIFLFDAYLFALLPAEAGQEIGDKVAMTTLYVAGAILLPSVVLSQWTFGIEANFFHGLMTKPVKVKQMLQNCFYYYMVVSAVALLLTLPFLFLQAGIGIQVLIGGFCLAVFINLFNLPTALFSSRLEIFQTSMFSMQGANLKINLYAIAFLFPLAGVCAVYHFFGETAWFITCVALAVFSIAIHKLFIAKIAAIFEKNKYKRMEKFMES from the coding sequence ATGTTGAAATTACTGTTAAGGTTATGGTGGCTGCAACAGCGCCGTAACTTCCGCAAGAGAGACGCCTTCGTGGCTTGCTACATCATCTTCCTGTATGTGGTGGTGGGCTTCAGCTTCTTCCAGAGCTTCACCGAGAGTGGAGGAGAACTGAAGGGAGAAGATATGCCGGCATTATTGGGTGCAGGCATCGTAATCGGTATGCTGATTCCAGACATCATCATGAAGATGGTGATGAAGCGGGATATTACGGCAATGGATGATTACGTGAAGTCGCGCCCTGTGCCAGAGAAAATCTGGAACAAGTTCCTGCTCACTACCAATCTCGTGAGCTTCTGGAACTATGTGCTTCCGGTACTTACGCTTCCTGTGCTCATCTATCTCCTGCCGGCAAGTGAGGTTGTAGCCAGCTTCTTCCTGTTCCTGGAGTTCTCTTTCATCAACGGTATCTATATCACTTGTTACCGTAAGGCTACGGAGTGGATTCTGAAATGGCCCTTGATATTGGGATGGATGGGAATGTTTGCCGTGCTGATAGGATATATGTTTGTGGCTTCCTTCTTCCCGGTATATATGGGATGGATAGGTCTCTTCTTCCTTGCAGGAGCGGTATTTACCGGACTTACCGCCTATCTCTATCACGAAAAGATTTATAACGAGCAGAAACAGAAGGTTTCCAAGTTCCGTGGATTCAGACATATCAACCTCTTCAGTCTGCAATATATCGGTACGTTGAGAGCAAAGCGTGTCCGTACGATGGTGATTATGATTACCGCCATCTTCCTCTTCGATGCCTATCTCTTTGCCTTGCTTCCAGCAGAAGCGGGACAGGAAATAGGGGATAAGGTGGCTATGACTACCCTCTATGTGGCGGGTGCCATCCTGCTGCCATCGGTGGTGTTGTCGCAATGGACCTTTGGTATTGAGGCAAACTTCTTCCATGGTTTGATGACCAAGCCGGTAAAGGTGAAGCAGATGCTACAGAATTGCTTCTATTATTATATGGTAGTGAGTGCTGTCGCCTTGTTGCTCACCCTTCCATTCCTTTTCCTGCAGGCTGGAATCGGAATCCAGGTGCTCATCGGCGGTTTCTGTCTGGCGGTGTTCATCAATCTTTTCAATCTGCCTACAGCACTCTTCTCTTCCCGTCTGGAGATATTCCAGACTTCCATGTTCAGCATGCAGGGAGCGAATCTGAAGATCAATCTTTATGCCATCGCCTTCCTCTTCCCACTGGCTGGCGTCTGTGCTGTCTATCATTTCTTCGGTGAGACGGCATGGTTTATTACCTGCGTAGCGCTGGCAGTCTTCAGCATCGCCATCCACAAATTGTTCATCGCCAAGATTGCTGCCATCTTCGAGAAGAACAAGTATAAGCGCATGGAGAAGTTCATGGAAAGCTAA
- a CDS encoding ABC transporter ATP-binding protein: protein MDIKIQNLKKIYNGNTVLDIDNLSVAKGELIGLVGNNGAGKTTLLRLILDLIQADDGFVESNGQKVNESETWKEYTGSYIDGRFLIDFLTPEEYFDFIADVYNIDDKTLQERLAQFEGFMHDEIMGTKKYLRDFSQGNRQKIGIIGAMIINPKVLLLDEPFNYLDPSSQMTIAHMIQRICKEQGTTVIISSHNLNFVADISTRILLLEKGKLVKDLPNADGAAIAELNEYFGIQAE, encoded by the coding sequence ATGGATATCAAGATTCAGAATCTCAAGAAAATATATAATGGCAATACCGTACTCGATATTGATAATCTGAGTGTTGCAAAGGGCGAGCTGATAGGACTCGTAGGTAATAATGGTGCGGGCAAGACTACCTTGCTCCGTCTGATTCTCGACCTGATTCAGGCTGATGATGGTTTCGTGGAAAGCAATGGACAAAAGGTGAACGAGAGTGAAACCTGGAAGGAATATACCGGCAGTTACATCGACGGCAGATTCCTCATCGACTTCCTCACCCCTGAGGAATACTTCGATTTCATCGCTGATGTCTATAACATCGACGATAAAACCTTGCAGGAGCGATTGGCGCAGTTTGAGGGCTTTATGCACGATGAAATCATGGGAACCAAGAAGTATCTCCGTGATTTCTCTCAGGGCAACCGACAGAAGATTGGTATCATCGGAGCGATGATCATCAATCCGAAGGTTCTTCTCCTGGATGAGCCATTCAACTATCTTGACCCTTCTTCTCAGATGACTATCGCCCACATGATTCAGCGTATCTGCAAGGAGCAGGGCACCACGGTCATCATCTCCAGCCATAACCTCAACTTCGTTGCCGACATCTCCACCCGCATCCTCCTGCTGGAGAAAGGCAAGTTGGTGAAGGATCTTCCGAATGCTGATGGCGCTGCCATCGCCGAACTCAACGAGTACTTCGGTATTCAGGCGGAATAA
- a CDS encoding site-specific integrase, producing the protein MKIEKFKVLLYLKKSGMDKNGKAPIMGRITVNRTMAQFSCKLSCTPSLWNPRASRLEGKSKEAVETNKDIGQLLLSIQKAFDVLVEKRTDFEAKDVKEALQGSVKTQTTLLSFVDEHISELSTHEGIDMSKSSVWTYRKIRKNLAEFIGEKYRLTDLAFGQLTEPFISDFHHYLLDEKGFSSGTITIYVSLFKKMCRIAFERGLCKNLLFAHYRVGTPRVTTPKALSMSDFIKIRDVELPEDKPRLSVSRDLFLFACYAGTAFIDTVSITKANVKVLEDGDKWLIYNRKKTGTLARVKLLPEALELMAKYEDGARDTLFPLLSTNRVRIDLITICKLAETSKTYSYHSGRHSFASLITLEAGVPMETICKMLGHKDVKMTQRYARVTQKKLFEDMDKFIAATEKDFILAL; encoded by the coding sequence ATGAAAATCGAAAAATTCAAGGTGTTGCTCTACCTAAAAAAGAGCGGAATGGACAAGAATGGAAAAGCTCCCATCATGGGACGCATCACAGTGAACAGGACTATGGCGCAGTTCTCCTGCAAGTTGTCTTGCACTCCATCGCTTTGGAATCCTCGTGCCAGCCGATTGGAGGGCAAGAGCAAGGAAGCCGTGGAAACCAACAAGGACATCGGGCAGTTGTTGCTTTCCATCCAAAAGGCTTTCGATGTGCTTGTGGAAAAGAGAACGGACTTCGAGGCTAAGGATGTCAAGGAGGCTTTGCAGGGCAGCGTCAAGACACAGACCACCCTTCTCTCCTTCGTGGACGAGCATATCAGTGAACTCAGCACCCATGAGGGCATTGATATGTCGAAGAGCAGTGTCTGGACTTACAGAAAGATTCGCAAGAATCTCGCTGAGTTCATCGGGGAGAAGTATAGGTTGACTGATTTGGCTTTCGGACAGCTGACCGAGCCTTTCATCAGTGACTTTCACCATTACTTGCTTGACGAGAAAGGCTTTTCATCAGGAACCATCACCATCTATGTGTCGCTCTTCAAGAAGATGTGCCGCATCGCCTTTGAGCGAGGCTTGTGCAAGAACCTGCTGTTCGCCCATTATCGGGTTGGCACTCCAAGGGTTACGACACCCAAGGCTCTCAGCATGTCTGATTTCATAAAAATCCGTGATGTGGAACTGCCCGAAGACAAGCCGAGACTATCTGTTAGCCGTGACCTGTTTCTTTTCGCCTGCTATGCAGGAACAGCCTTCATAGACACCGTTTCCATCACGAAAGCCAATGTCAAGGTGTTGGAGGATGGCGACAAATGGCTCATCTATAACCGCAAGAAGACCGGAACACTTGCCAGGGTGAAACTCCTGCCCGAGGCGTTGGAGCTGATGGCGAAATACGAGGACGGGGCAAGAGATACCCTTTTCCCATTGCTGAGCACGAATCGTGTTCGTATCGATCTCATCACCATCTGCAAGTTGGCGGAAACGAGCAAGACCTATTCCTACCATTCGGGACGACACTCGTTCGCCAGCCTCATTACGCTGGAGGCTGGTGTGCCGATGGAGACCATCTGCAAGATGCTCGGTCACAAGGATGTGAAGATGACGCAGCGGTATGCGAGAGTAACCCAAAAGAAGCTGTTTGAGGACATGGACAAGTTCATCGCTGCAACCGAGAAGGACTTTATTCTCGCATTATGA
- a CDS encoding site-specific integrase: MSRSTFSILPYINRQKVKADGTANILCRITVDGKSAAISTGISCTPQEWNAKKGEVRNARDNGRLAGFLAEVKDKYNSLLSTNGIITVEMLKAVLKDKDTTGKFLLSFGDTIVEWYRTAKARQTFLHKRTWQKNLRDFVHSLDKDDIAFGDIDENFGEEYKLFLKREQGRTDSYVNHCLLWLNMLMYKAVDRSIIRFNPIAKIGYEKEAAPKMTHISKADFIKMLSTPMADERTELARRCFIFASLTSLSYIDVKKLYPHHVSENSEGRKFIRKEREKTGVEFFVPLHPIAEKILSLYNTTDDSKPVFPLGEKKDIYLDVHTLGMVLGISNKLGFHASRHTFGVLMLNEDIPIGSIAKMMGHADITSTQVYAQVTEQKISNDMDKLIAKRERNRLSNEKTIGK, from the coding sequence ATGAGCAGAAGTACATTTTCAATTTTGCCTTACATCAACAGACAGAAGGTGAAGGCAGACGGAACAGCCAACATACTTTGCCGCATCACCGTTGACGGCAAAAGTGCAGCCATTTCCACAGGCATATCCTGTACCCCACAGGAGTGGAATGCCAAGAAGGGAGAGGTACGGAACGCAAGGGACAACGGACGATTGGCAGGTTTCCTTGCTGAGGTCAAGGATAAATACAACTCACTTCTTTCCACCAACGGCATCATCACCGTGGAAATGCTGAAGGCAGTGTTGAAGGACAAGGACACGACAGGAAAGTTCTTGCTGAGCTTTGGTGATACCATCGTGGAATGGTATCGAACCGCAAAAGCCAGACAAACCTTTCTGCACAAGCGGACATGGCAGAAGAACCTGAGAGACTTTGTCCATTCGTTGGATAAGGACGACATCGCCTTTGGGGACATAGACGAGAATTTCGGGGAGGAATACAAACTATTCCTGAAGCGAGAACAGGGACGCACCGACAGCTACGTGAACCATTGCCTTCTCTGGCTGAACATGTTGATGTACAAGGCTGTGGACAGGAGTATTATCCGCTTCAATCCCATAGCCAAGATTGGGTATGAGAAGGAGGCAGCCCCGAAGATGACCCATATCAGCAAGGCAGACTTCATCAAGATGCTCTCTACCCCGATGGCTGACGAGCGAACGGAGCTTGCACGCAGATGTTTCATTTTTGCCTCGCTCACCTCCTTATCCTATATAGATGTAAAGAAACTGTATCCTCATCATGTCAGTGAGAACTCCGAGGGTAGGAAGTTCATCCGCAAGGAAAGAGAGAAGACAGGCGTGGAGTTCTTCGTGCCACTCCATCCGATAGCCGAGAAGATTCTTTCGCTCTACAATACCACGGACGACAGCAAGCCTGTTTTTCCACTGGGTGAGAAGAAAGACATCTATCTTGATGTGCATACCCTTGGAATGGTGCTTGGCATAAGTAATAAGTTGGGATTCCACGCCAGCCGCCATACATTCGGAGTCTTGATGCTCAACGAGGACATTCCCATCGGCAGCATAGCTAAGATGATGGGACACGCAGACATCACAAGCACGCAGGTCTATGCGCAGGTGACGGAGCAGAAGATTTCAAATGACATGGATAAGCTTATTGCCAAGCGAGAAAGGAACAGATTGTCGAACGAAAAAACTATTGGAAAATGA
- a CDS encoding helix-turn-helix domain-containing protein: MSNEVMTRNSEWMNHIVNHLNRMVDNFERAVMNYRPMLGGERFMTDKELCARLQLSRRTLQDYRNNGVIPYIQLGGKILYRESDIQKILMANYREAYRMKGL, encoded by the coding sequence ATGAGCAATGAAGTAATGACAAGAAACAGCGAGTGGATGAACCACATCGTGAACCACCTCAACCGAATGGTTGACAATTTTGAACGTGCCGTGATGAACTACCGCCCCATGCTTGGCGGTGAGCGCTTCATGACGGACAAGGAGCTTTGTGCCAGACTGCAACTGAGCCGAAGAACCCTGCAGGACTACCGAAACAACGGTGTCATCCCGTATATCCAGCTTGGCGGAAAGATACTCTACCGCGAGTCCGACATTCAGAAGATTCTGATGGCTAACTATCGTGAGGCGTACAGAATGAAGGGCTTGTAG
- a CDS encoding helix-turn-helix domain-containing protein, with product MGFIVFEEEAFNYLDAQLENFVKRMDRIRERSEDKTMNKWLDTQDVCQTLNICPRTVQTLRDNGTLAYTQISHKTYYKPEDVMAIVAVVEDKKKDMRFRKRTG from the coding sequence ATGGGATTCATCGTATTTGAGGAAGAGGCATTCAACTATCTTGATGCCCAGTTGGAGAACTTCGTGAAGCGCATGGACAGAATCCGTGAGCGCAGTGAGGACAAGACCATGAACAAGTGGCTCGACACGCAGGACGTGTGTCAGACGCTCAACATCTGCCCACGGACAGTGCAGACGCTTCGGGACAACGGAACTTTGGCTTATACGCAAATCAGCCACAAGACCTACTACAAGCCGGAGGACGTGATGGCTATCGTAGCAGTAGTGGAGGACAAGAAAAAGGACATGCGCTTTCGCAAGCGCACGGGTTAG